A DNA window from Budorcas taxicolor isolate Tak-1 chromosome 14, Takin1.1, whole genome shotgun sequence contains the following coding sequences:
- the TMEM74 gene encoding transmembrane protein 74, producing the protein MELHYLVKRSSQAAPCDSADWSSRGPPGDQSDATATRAALCCQRRYTSKPRALEMEASKLSPSPASPSTSLQDSAIHTDSLPPGPLNSGNNQITAEQKVCDCCSQELETSFTYVDENVNLEQRNRRSPSAKGSDHLGDLDWGNPNEWSHESAISLISEDEDDTSSEATSSGKSVDYGFISAILFLVTGILLVIVSYIVPRDVTVDPNTVAAREMERLEKESARLGAHLDRCVIAGLCLLTLGGVVLSCLLMMSMWKGELYRRDRFASSKESAKLYGSFNFRMKTSTNENTLELSLVEEDALAVQS; encoded by the coding sequence ATGGAGCTCCACTACCTTGTTAAGAGGAGCAGCCAGGCAGCCCCATGTGATAGTGCTGACTGGAGTTCAAGAGGGCCTCCCGGGGACCAGTCAGATGCAACAGCCACCAGAGCTGCTCTCTGCTGCCAGAGACGTTATACCTCGAAGCCAAGAGCATTGGAGATGGAAGCATCTAAACTTAGCCCTTCCCCAGCATCCCCTTCCACCTCACTGCAAGACAGTGCTATTCACACAGATTCGTTGCCACCAGGACCTCTCAACTCAGGGAACAACCAGATAACAGCAGAACAGAAAGTCTGCGACTGCTGCAGTCAGGAATTAGAAACCTCTTTTACCTACGTGGACGAGAATGTCAACCTGGAGCAAAGGAACAGGCGCTCCCCTTCAGCAAAAGGGAGTGATCACCTGGGAGACCTCGACTGGGGAAATCCAAATGAGTGGTCCCATGAGTCTGCCATATCCCTGATTTCCGAAGATGAAGATGATACCAGCTCGGAAGCCACCTCTTCAGGGAAGTCAGTAGACTATGGTTTCATAAGCGCCATCTTGTTCTTGGTCACTGGCATCTTGCTGGTGATCGTCTCGTACATTGTCCCACGGGATGTGACTGTGGATCCCAACACTGTGGCGGCCCGGGAGATGGAACGCCTGGAGAAGGAGAGCGCGAGGCTGGGGGCTCACCTGGACCGCTGTGTAATTGCCGGACTCTGCCTGCTCACGCTTGGGGGGGTCGTTCTGTCCTGCTtgctgatgatgtccatgtggaaGGGGGAGCTGTACCGTCGTGACAGGTTTGCCTCCTCTAAAGAGTCTGCGAAACTCTATGGTTCCTTCAACTTCAGGATGAAAACAAGCACTAATGAAAACACCCTGGAACTGTCACTGGTGGAGGAAGATGCTCTCGCTGTACAGAGTTAA